The genomic region GCCGTCGCCCGCCCGATCGAGCCGGCGAGGAAGCCGAACTCGCCCAGCACCACCGCCACCCGGCGCCCGCGCAGCACGCCCTCGCCGGTCACCACCGCCTCGTCGGTGCCGGCCTTCTCGCGCGCCGCCGCGAGCTCGGCGGCGTACTGCTCGCTGATCTCGCCGTACGCCGGTGCCTCGTCCCAGCCGCGCCACGACCCCTCGTCGAGCACGAGGTCGATGAGGTCGTGGGAGGTCAGCCTGGCCATGCGCCGAAGAGTAGGCCGTCGGCGCGTTTGAGGAGCAGGTCCGGTGGCCATGCTCACGGTGACCCCGACCCGAGGACGCCTGTGAGCACACCTGACAGCCCGACCCCTGACCGCAAGCCGGTCCCGCCCGTGCTCTACCTCCCGGTCCGTCCGGGGTCGTCGGCCGAGGAGCCCGAGGTCGAGATGCGCCGGCTCGCCGACGGTCGGGTCGCGCTGCTCGTCTACACCGCCCTCGACCGGCTCGCGGCCTGCTGCGGCCCTGCCCAGCCGTGGGTCCTGTACCGCACCGACCAGCTCGGCGAGCTCGGGCGGACCTCGCCCTACGACGTGGTGGCCATGGACCAGCCGCTGCCCCGCGAGCAGTGGCACGGCGCGGAGGCCGCGCGATGAGCGACATCCGCATCAGCGACGCCGACGCCCGCGTGGTGGCGGGGCTGCACGAGACGGGCGCCGAGGGGATCGAGGGCACCGCCCCGACGCTGCCCGGGTCCGTCGACGGCGGCCTGGCCAGCGGCATCCTGGGCACCATCCTCGCCCAGCTGGTCTCCGACGCCGACGACCTGGCCCTGGCCAACCGGGGCACGGCGGGCGTCCTGCGCGCCGTCGCCGCCGACTTCTACGGGACCGACCAGGAGGTCGGCGCCGAGTTCACCCGGATGCAGACGGACGTCGACCCCGGCGGGGACCACCCGTGATCGACACCGGGGTCGAGGGGAGCGCCGCGTCGGTCCGCTCCGCCGCGACGTACCTCAGGTCCACGTTGCGGCAGGCGGTGGACGCCGCCGGCGACGACGCTGCCACCGCCCGCTCGCGCGCCCTGGCGACCTGGGACGGGCAGGCGTCGGTCGCCTACCGCGGCTTCGCCCGACAGCTGGTGCAGGCCGCCGACGAGCAGGTCGACCACCTGCGCGAGGCCGGTCAGCGCTTCGATGCCTACGCTGGTCGTCTCGAGCGCCTGCAGGAGCGGATGGCGTCGCGCCGGGGTGAGGCCGCCGCGGTGGGCCTCACTGTCGCCGGCGAGGTCATCGAGCGCCCGGCCGACGCGGTCGCGCCCGCCGACCTCGGCCCGGGGCCGACACCGGCCCAGTCCGACGCGCACGCCGACCGGGTGGCAGCGTTCCAGCAGCAGCTGACGAGGGTCGAGACCTACAACCGGCTGCTGGGCGAGGTGCAGGCCGACCTGAGCGAGCACCAGCAGTGGATCGAGGAGCGGTTGCAGGGCTTCTGGTCCGACGTCCACGGGCCGAGCCTGGCGACCGTGGTGACCGACGTGCTGGGCAAGCTGCCCGCCGCGGTCACCGGCTTCGGCATCGACGCCCGGACCCGCGCCCTCAAGGAGGCGGCCGAGCGGGCCCGGGTCGAGGGAGCCCGTCTGCGCGACGAGGCGCGGGAGGCCAAGGCGCAGCGTCGCTCGGGCAACCCGGCGCGCCGCGCGGCCGGCGAGGCCGTCGACGTGCGAGGCAACCGCGCCGCCGCACGCGGGCTCGACGCCCTCGCGGAGGGATCCGAGCGGGTGGTTCGCCGTCTCCCGGTGATCGGGACGATCGCCACGCTCGGGTTCGCCGGATCCGAGGTCGCGGGCGGCGCGTCTCCCTCGACGGTCGTCGTCGGTGAGGTGGGCGGGGTCGTGGGCGGGGTGCTCGGCGGAGCCGCGGTCGTCGGGGGCGCGGCGCTCCTCGGTGTGGGGGCGCCCGTGATCGCCGTCGCCGCGGGGGCCGCGGTGGTGGGAGTCGGCGTGGGCCTCGCCGCGGAGTACGCCTACGAGAGCTGGGTGCCCGACGAGGTCCGCGACAAGATCGACCAGGGCCTCGAGGACTTCGGCAGCGGGGTCGTGGACGTCGCCGGGGACGTCGGCGACGCCCTGACCTTCTGGAACTGAGACGATGCGGTCCGTGAGCGCCACTGACGACCGGACGGCACACCGACAGGTGGTCCGGCTCCCCGTCGGCCACCGATCACTGCCCGCCCTGCCGCTCGGGCGCACGATCGGCACGCACCTGCTCGTGGGCCTGACGGTCGCGCTCGCCGGACTCGGCTTCGTGGCCGGGGCGACGGACGGCTGGGGTGTCCTGATCGCGGTGCAGGCGACGGCGCTGCTCGTCGGAGGCTGGTCGGTGCTGCTGCTCGGCACCCTGCTGCCCGCCACGCTGCACCGCGGACGCCTCGTGGTGCGTCGCCGCCCCGACCGCCTCGAGCTCCCCGGCTCGCGCCTGCTTGCCGGGTTGCTGGTCGCGCTGCTGGCGCTGATCCTGCTGCTGCCGCTCACGCTGCTCGGCTCCTGGGCCGCCCGCGGGAGCCTGGAGGGGTCGGCGGGGGCGGTCGTGCTCGCGCTGGTGCTGCTGCCGCTGGGCCTCCCGCTCCTCGTGCAGGTGCTCAGCGGACGGCTGCGGGCCCCGTCGCTGGTGCTCGACGCCGACGGCGTCACCTCGCGCAGCTGGCGCAGAGCGACGGCCGTGGCGTGGGCCGAGCTGGCCGAGGTGCGCCTCGTCGCCGACCCCGGGCGTCGGCTGGTGCTGCACGCCTCCACCGTCGCCGCCCGTCGTACGACGCTCGGCGCGGCCTCGACGTCGCTCGGAGCCCGCACGGTCGGGGGGCCGGTCGTCGCAGCCGACGAGGTGTCGGTGCCGGTGGCGTTCCTGGGCTCCGACGCGACCCTCGTCGCCGACCTGCTCGAGGCATGCCGCACCGACCCGACCCGCTGGGCCGACGTCACGACAGGGCCCTGAGCACCTCCTGTTCCTCGGCCCGGGTCAGCCCGGTCACCACCGCGTCGGGGGTGGCCCGCAGCCACGCCAGCGTGTCGGTGGCGGTCTCGCCGACCGGTCGCACACGCAGCCCGGCGTCGCGCGAGGGTGTCCAGTCGTGGGCGAGCATGCCGTCGTACGCCGGGCGCGGCAGCCACAGCGGCAGCGAGCGCGGGCCCATCCAGGGCGCCACCCCCGCGGCCTCGAGCGTCTCGTCGTCGGCCCACACCCAGCGCGGCGTGGCGCCGACCCCGGCGGCCACCTCGTCGAGCAGCCGGCCGAGCGGCATCGCGGGCCCGACCCCGTCGAAGACGCCGGTCAGGCCGCGTTCGGCGGCGTCGACCAACCAGCGGGCCAGGTCGCGCACGTCGATCACCTGCACCAGGTCGTCGGGCGACCCGCCGGCCAGCACCGGCTCTCCGTCGCCGGCTCCGCCGAGCCGTGCCGGCCAGTAGGTGAAGCGGCCGGTGGGGTCGCCGGGCCCGACGATCAGCCCGGGCCGCACCACGCAGGCCTGGCCGGCCTCGTCGAGCACCGCCTGCTCGCAGGCCACCTTCAACGGCCCGTAGGCATCGGGCTCCTCCCGCAGGTCGGCGTCGTCGCGGGGCTCGCGCAGCGGCAGCGTGCCGGGCCGCCCGCCGGGGGTGGCGTCGTCGGCGTAGACGTTGATCGTGGACACGAAGGTCCAGCGCGCCCCGGGCCACGCCGCGACCGCCGCCCGCACCCACGACGGCGAGCGCGCCACGTCGACCACGGCGTCGTACGCCGTCGAGGTCAGCTCGTCGGGGAGCCCGGCGAGCCGGTCGACGGGGACGTGGCGCACGCCCTCGGGCACCGACCCGGACGAGCCGCGGCAGGCGGCGGTGACGTCGTGGCCGCGCGCGACCGCCTCGAGCGCCACCGCCCGCGAGAGGAAGACCGACCCGCCCAGCACCAGGAACCGCATGGGGCCATCGCAGTGCATCGGGGTCGCCGGCGCAACGGACTTGTCAGCCTTCTCCTGCGCTTGATGGGTGGTGCAACCCCTGACAAGCGCAGGAGTCCCCGGCCGGCCGGGGACTCCTGCAGCCGCCGGCACTACCCCCGCGCCGGCGTCACCGCTCCCAGCAACCAGTCGTCGAAGAACCCGGCGAGGTCGCGCCCGGAGCGCTCCGACCACCACGCGGTGAGCTCGTCGTACGACGACGTGGAGTTCTGGTGCTCGGCCGGCCAGGCCCGCACCAGCTCGAAGAACAGCTCGTCGCCGAGGTCGCGGCGCAGCTCGTGCCACATCAGCGCGGGGCCGTAGTAGATGTTGGACTCGCCGAAGGTGGCGGGGTCGTAGTCGGCGGGCGGGCCGGCCGCGGCGCGCTCCTCGTCCTCGAAGGAGGCCCAGTAGTCCATCAGCTGCTCGAGCGTGTAGTCCTCGTGCTCGACCTCCCACATGCCCTGCAGGTACATCGCCATGCCCTCGTTCATCCACACGTCGCGCCAGTCCGCGGGCGTCACGTCGTCGCCCCACCAGTGGTGCGCGAGCTCGTGCACGACCACCGCGGGCGAGGTGGCGTAGTCGGTCATCCCGAGCGTGATCATGGTCTGGGTCTCCATGCCGCTCTCGCTGTCGACCAGCAGGATGCCCAGGGTGTCGAAGGGGTAGGGGCCCAGGATCTCCTCGAGCCAGGCCAGCCCCTCGGGCGTCGGCGCCAGGGTGCGCGCGAGGCGCTGCCGCTCACGCGGCACCCAGTACTGGATCGGCACCCCGCTGGCCGAGTCGTCCTCGGTGAGCACGTAGTCGCCGGTCGCGATCGTCATCAGGTACGACGCCGCCGGCTCGGCCAGGTGCCAGGTCGTGGTGCGCAGCCCGTCGGCCTCGGTCGTGTCGACCAGCTCACCGTTGGCGACGCCGGTGAACGGCTCGGGCACGGTCACGGCGATGTCGTAGAGCGCCTTGTCGGAGGGGTGGTCGTTGACGGCGTACCAGGTGTAGGCGCCGTGCGGCTCCTGCATCGTCCAGGTCGAGCCGTCGGGCATCGTGGTCCAGCCGTTGGTGGCGAAGTCGCCGCGGGTCGTCGGCGCGGGCACCGGCAGCGGGGTGCCCTCGAAGTCGAGTGCGAGCTCGTAGCGCTCGTCGGCCTCCACGTCGGCGACCACGACCAGGTCCTTGCCCTCGTGGCGGAAGTCGGCCTCCTCGCCGTCGACCGTGACCGAGCCGACCCGCAGCTCGGGGCTCAGGTCGAGCTGCAGCTCGTCGTCGTCCTCGGTCGAGCGCAGCAGGAGCACCTGCTGCCCGGTCAGCACCTCGGCGTCGGGGTCCCACGCCAGGTCGAGGTCGTAGTGCAGCGCGTCGACGCCGGGGTCGCCGATGCGCGGGTAGACCGAGTCCTCGACCGGTTCGCTGAGCGCGACGTCGAGCGCCGGGTCGTCCACGCCGTCGTACGCCGCCGCCCCGGCCGCGGCCGGCACCACGAGGGCCGGTGCCTCGGCGCCGGCCGGCCGCTCGAGCAGCGGCTCCTCGGCCGTGCCCGAGCAGGCGGCGAGCGCCAGGAGGGGGACAGCCAGCAGCGCGCGCCTCACGCGTCGTCCCCGCGCAGCAGCGGGCGGGCCAGGCGCCGGCCGTGGTGGATCTGGGCCTTGACGGTGCCGAGCGGGGCGTCGACCAGGCGCGCGATCTCGTCGTAGGGCAGGCCGTAGACGTCGCGCAGCAGCAGCGGCTCGACCAGCTGGGGGTGCTCGCGCTCGAGGGTCTCCATCGCCTCGAGCAGGTCGAGGCGGGTGCCGGCGATGACGCTGGTGGTGCGCGGGTCGGGTCGCTCGAGACGGCCGCCGCCCTCGGCCTGCGGGTCGGCGGGCACGGCCTGGTTCCTCATCCGGCGGTAGGTGGTGCGTGCGCTGTTGACCGCGACGGCGTGCATCCAGGTGGTGAAGCGGCCGCGTCCGGCCCAGCCGCCGATCTTGCCGGCGATGTTGATCAGCGCCTCCTGGCAGGCGTCCTCGGCGTCGGCGGAGTGCGGCAGCACGCCCTGGCAGACCCGCAGCGCCCGCGGGCGGACGGCGGTCAGCAGCTCCTCGAGGGCAGGGCGGTCACCGGCCTGCGCCCGCCGGGCCAGGTCGTCGATCTCGTCGGCGTCGTACGCCCGCGGTGCGCCCACTGGTCTCCTTTACCTCCATGGCCCATCATGCCTGGGTGTCCACCGGCCAGCGGATCCCCCAGCGCCTCGGCCGCTACGCCGTGCGCCGGCGCATCGGCTCGGGCGGCTTCGCGACCGTGTGGCTGGCCTACGACGAGCACCTCGACTCCCCGGTCGCGGTGAAGGTCCTGGCCGACAACTGGACCGACGACGCGCAGGTGCGACGCCGCTTCCTCGAGGAGGGACGCTACCTGCGCCGCGTCGAGTCGCCGCACGTCGTGAGCGTCTACGACGCCGGCGAGCTCGACGACGGCCGGCCCTACCTGGTGATGTCGTACGCCGACCAGGGCACCCTGGCCGACCGGCTCGAGATCGACGGGCTCAGCGCCGCCCAGTCGCTCGAGATCGTGCGCCAGGTGGGCTCGGGGCTCGCCGCGCTGCACGCGCGCGACATCCTGCACCGCGACGTGAAGCCGGCCAACGTGCTGTTCCGCACCGTCGAGGGCGAGGTCCGCGCGATGCTCGGCGACCTCGGCCTGGGCAAGGCGCTCGACGTGTCGTCGCGGCTGACGATGGTCGCCGGCAGCCCCTCCTACGTGGCGCCCGAGCAGGCGCAGGCCGAGGCCCCCGACGCCCGGGCCGACCAGTACTCCCTGGGCGCGGTCGCCTACCTCCTGCTCGCCGGGCGACCGGCCTTCTCCCACGCCAGCCTGCGCGCCGCGGCCGACCCGCAGCCGCCCGCGCCGCTGGGCGGCGACCTGCCCGCGGCCGTCGACGGCGTCGTACGCCGCGCGCTGGCGGTCGAGCGCGAGGAGCGCTGGCCCGACGTGGAGACGTTCGTGGCCGAGCTGGCCGCGGCGCTCGAGCCGGCGGTGCGCGGGGCCGGGGGCGCGGCGACCGCGCCCTGGCTGCCGGTCGACCCCGAGCTGACCCAGCCCGGCAACCGGCCCTCGCTGCACGTGCCGTCGGCGCCGCTGTCCGAGCCCGAGCCGCCGACGCGCCGGCGTCGACGCGGCCTGGTCGCCGCGACCGTCGTGGCCGGCCTGCTGGCCGCGGCCGGCGGTGCCTGGGCCGGGCACGCGATCGAGCGGGAGGCACGCCCCGACCTGCGCGTGGTGGGCGACGAGGGCGGCACCCTCTCGGTCGAGGTGCCGGCCGACTGGGAGCGCAGCGTCGGCGGCTCCGGCTGGGCCGGCCCCGACGGCTCCGGCTCCTACGCCGCCCTCTCGGTGGGCACCGACCCGGCCTGGACCGACCCGCGTCGCGAGGCCGAGGGCGTGTTCCTGGGCCTGATGCCCGGCAGCGCCCTGCCCGAGCTGATGCCGACCCACCCCGAGTGCGACCAGGAGCAGTCGCCGGTGGTCGAGGAGGGCGAGAGCCCGTCGGTCACGGTGCTGCACACCGGCTGCGGCGGGTCGGGGGTGACGGTCGAGCGGGTGGTGCAGGTCGCCGGCAACCGGCTGTTGTGGGTGCAGGTGCGCAGCCTCGACCGGGCGGCCGCCAACCGGGTGCTCGACAGCGTCGAGACCTCGGGCATCTGAGCGGGCCGGTCAGCTCGTCCACTCCTCCTGCACCAGCGCGAGCGCCTCGGGGCAGGTCAGCCCCAGGGCGCGGGCGGCGCTGACGTAGTCGGCGACCAGCGCGCGCAGGTCCGGGCTCGGCGTACGGGCCGAGCGGACGAAGGTGCCGCGCCTGCCGTGGGTGTCGATGAGGCCGTCGGCCTCGAGCTCGCGGTAGGCCCGGGCCACGGTGTTGGGCGCGAGCCCCAGGTCGGCCGCCATCTGCCGCACGGTGGCCAGGCGCGTGCCCGCCGCGAGGCTGCCGCTCGCGACCATGGCCGCGATCTGCGCGCGCAGCTGTTCGTACGGCGGCACGCTGGAGGCGGTGTCGATGGCGATGCTCACGGCAGGGTGCTCTCCTGCTGGGGTGACGGCTGCTTCTCGTCGCGGATGGCCACGACCACGACCACCACCGACGCCAGCGTCAGCACCGCCAGCCCCGCGCTGAGGAGGAGGACCGGGAGGGGCAGGTCGCGGATGGTCACGGCCGCGGCGAAGAGGGCGATCGCCGCGCTGAAGACGGCGATGAAGAAGGCCTGGTAGGGCAACGCATCGACGGTCTTGGCCACGAGGGCCCTCTGCCACGCCAGCCCGTCGGGCGAGCTGGCGACCAGGGGGCGGGTCACGACCGCGGTGACGACCCACTGGTGGGCGAGGGTCAGCACGAGGCCGAGCGCGCAGGTGACCAGCGCGCGCCGGGTCGTCGGACCGTCGTACGACGTCGCGATGACCAGTGCGACCACGAACGCGGCACCCGACACGACCGGGGCGAGCCGCAGCCGCAGAACGCGGGAGCGGCTGCAGAAGTCCGACACGCGACGTCGGACCGGGTCAACGGTGCGCCGGGGACCGTCGACGAGGGGCGTGGTGCGGTAGCCGGCCAGGAGCGCCCCCGCGACGGCGCCGGTCATCGACCCGATGAGCACCTCGAACCAGTACCAGGGCAGCTCGCCCCACTCGGGGAACATCGCGACGTGGGCGGCCGTGAGCCCCACGGTCCCACCGATCTGCGGGTAGAAGTAGCGCCGGGCGAGCTGAGGTCGCAGCCACTCACGCACCTCGGGCGTCAGGGGTGCCGGGACGCCCGCGGCGAAGGTCTCGAGCTCGGACTCGGCCTTCTTCCTCCGCACCCTGACCTCCACGACGGCGAAGAAGCCCGCGATGGCGAGGAGTCCCGACACGTACACGACGAATCTCATGGTGTGCTCCCCGGAGTTTGTGTCAATGCTTGACGCAACTGTAGCAGCACAACAACTTTCGGGACCTTGGTCAGGGTCGGACCAGGGCGGATCCCGATGGCCCGCAGCGCTCGGGCGATCCACACTGGAGTCATCAGCCACCACCAGGAAGGAACGCCATGACCGACATCCGTGCCAGCTTCGGCAACCAGGGGCTCGTGCGCCCGCGCGAGGGGAGGATCCTCGGCGGTGTCTGCGCCGGCCTGGGTCGCCGCTTCGGCCTCACCCCGTGGATCGCGCGGCTGCTGTTCGTGCTGATCCTGATGGTCGTGCCGGGCAGCCAGCTGCTGATCTACCCCGTGCTGTGGATCCTGATGCCCGACGAGGACAGGGGGGTGTAGCCGGCGCGGCTACGTTGGCTCGATGGAGCACCGGGGCGTCCTGATCATCGGCGGCGGCAACGCCGGCGTCTCGCTCGCGGCGCGGCTGCTGCGAGACGGCGCCGACGACGTCGCGGTCGTCGAGTCGCAGGCGGTGCACCGCTACCGCCCGCTGCTCAACTACGTCGGCTCGGGCGAGGCGACCATGTCGTCGCTCGAGCGACCCGCGGCCAAGGTGATGCCCGAGGGCGCCACCTGGATCGAGGACCAGGTCGTCGCGGTCGACCCCGCGGGCCCCAGCGTGCGGCTGGCCAGCGGCCGCGAGGTCGGGTGCACCACGCTCGTGGTCTGCCCCGGCCTCGAGGAGGACTGGGACGCCACCCCCGGGTTGCGGGAGGCCCAGGCGGCCGGCTGGGCCGGGTCGACGTTCGTCATCGAGACGGCCCCGGTCGTCTGGTCCGCCCTGCGCCACCTGCGCGCGGGCCGGGTGGTCTTCACGGTGCCGCCCGAACCGGCACCCTGCGGCGCGACCGCGCTCAAGCCGCTGTTCATGGCCTGCGACCACTGGCGCCGCCAGGGCGTGCTCCGCGACATCGAGGTGCACCTGGTGCTCCCCGGCCCGACGCCGCTCGGCCTGGCCGGGCCCGACGGGCGGCTCGAGCAGGTGCTGGCGTCGTACGGCGTGCGGGTGCTGCGCGAGGGTCGGGTCACCGGCCTCGCCGACCGCCGCGTCACCTTCACGACGCCCGCGGGGGAGGTCGAGCTCGACGACGTCACCTACGCGCACGTCGTGCCGCACTACCGGGCGCCGCGATGGGTCACCGAGAGCGACCTCGAAGGGGCGGGCGACGCCGGGCTCGTCGACGTCGACCCCCAGACGATGAGGCACCGCCGGCACCCGTCGGTCTGGTCGCTCGGCGACGTCGCCGACCTGCGCACCCGCCCCTCCGGCGGCGGCCTGCGCAAGCAGGTCGAGGTGCTCTCGCACAACATCACCACCGCCGGCTCCGAGCCCCCGCAGCACTACGACGGCTACACGGTCATGCCGATCACCACCTCCCGTCGTCGGCTGATGCTCGTCGAGGTCGACCGTGACGGGCGCCCTGCCCCCACCGTGCCGTTCCCCGACCTCACCAAGCCGCGGGTGATGACCTGGTACGCCGACCGCTACGGACTGCCGCTGACCTACTTCACGCGCATCCTGCGGGGGAAGGTCTGAGGGCACCGATGAAACGGTCGAGCACGACGGGTCTCAGCCTCATGACTGATCGACGACTGACGAGGCGGGCACGCCCGTGCTGACCGAGGTGGCGACGGGGACCCTGGTCCACCAGAGCGAGCTGCTGCGCAACAACACCGTGGTCGTCGAGGGCCGGAGCGGGGTGCTGCTCGTGGACCCCGGCATCACGTGGGCCGAGATGACCTGCCTCGCGGGTGACGTCGGCGCCTTGGACCGGACTGTGGTGGCAGGGTTCGCCACGCACCCGGACTGGGACCACGTGCTCTGGCACGACGCCTTCGGCGACGTCCCGCGCTACGGCACTCGGCGCTGTGCGGCGCTCCTGCGCGCCTTTCGCGCGCAGGTGGACTGGCGGGACCATGCTGCGGCGGGCCTGCCGCCGGAGATCGCCGAGGACACGCCGCTGGAGCTGTACGGCCTCGTCGAAGGACTCCCCGACGGCGCCGCCGAGTTCCCCTGGGAGGGCCCGCGCATCCGGGTCGTCGAGCATCCCGCGCACTCGCCCGGGCACGCCGCCCTGGTCGTCGAGGACAGCGGGATGCTCATCGCGGGCGACATGCTCTCCGACGTCTTCATCCCGATGCTCGACGAGTTCGGCGCTGACAACGACCCGGTGGCGGAGTACCTCGTCGGACTCGACGTGCTCGAGGAGGCGGCGAGGGACGTCGACGTCGTCGTCCCCGGCCACGGTTCCGTCGCTCGAGGCCACGAGGTGGGCGCCCGGATCGAGCAGGACCGTGCCTACCTGCACGCCCTGCGCGACGGCCGTCGCCCCGACGACCCGCGCCTCGGCGACTCGGCCGAGCCGGGCTGGGAGTGGGTGGGCGACATCCACGAGGGGCAGGCTCGCAGCGTCACTCGCGAGGCGATGCGCCGGCGGCATGTGGACCTGCCGTGAGGAGCTTCCAGGCCACCAGCGCGAACCAGGTGGGCAGGAGCAGCCCGTAGAGCAGGTAGCCGAACCCGAGCACGGGTTGCAGCGCCTCGGAGACGACGCCCAGCGCGCCGGTGACCATGCCGACGTACGCCACCGTCCTGCCGAAGCAGCTGTGCCGCATGAGCGTGGACAGGACCAGGATGGCGGCGGCGGTGAGGACCCCGCCCCAGCCGACTGCGTTGGTGGCGGCGATGAGCGCGTCGGCCGAGCTGACCAGCGCCGCCCGCTCGGCCTCGGTGTCGGCCTCCACGTAGGAGCCGCTGAGCAGCACCAGCCCGCCGTGCAGCGACTGGGGGCTGCTGGCCGTGGCGAGGGCGATGACCTCGGAGACGATCCCGAGGAGGCCGCCGATGGCGGCGACCGACCTGTCGACGCCCTTGAGCGCCACGGCGACGGCGCCGAACACCACGAGCGCGGGCACCGCCAGCCCGACGAAGCAGACCAGCTGGGTCAGGTAGACGACCCGGTGGTCAGCGATGTACTCGAGCAGCTCCCGACCCTCGGTGGGCGGCAGCGGCGCCGTGAAGATCAGCACCACCGGGACCGCCACCAGCAGCACGTAGAGGACCGCCGCGTAGCCCCCGAACCTGTACAGGGTGCTCCAGGACATGTCCGGAGGTTCTGCGTCGCTGCCTGCGGCGCCGCGTGGCCTGCGCGTGGGCTCCATCAGGCATTGTCGACCTGGCCGGGTGCCCTTGGCCAGCGTCGCGCTGCCTCAGCAGCGCCACTTCTCGAGCTTGTGGAGCGGACGCGAGGATTTGAACCTCGACCTCTTCCCTGGAAGGGAAGCGCGCTGCAACTACACCACGTCCGCGGAGCCGGCCTCTGACGAGCCCGGCACGGGTCAACTATGGACTACCGCCAGGACCAGCCGGACCAAGGGGTCCACCTCCTCCGGACGCCGGGCCCAGGACCAGTGCGAGGATGCGTGGATGAGCTGGGGAGATGTCTGGGTCAACGGCGACAAGGTCCGACCCGGGATCGGCGCCACCGGCCCACAGGCGCCGTGGATCCGGGCGGGCGTCATCTCCTCGGAGGAGCGGGCGTTCGTCGAGGCGACGCAGCTGCTGCGGAGGACCCGCGGGGCGCACGCCCGAGCGGTCGAGTTCGACCTCCAGGTCACCTCCGCTGCCGTGAGCAAGGAGCGCGCCGGCACGGGCAAGGCCGTCGTCGGCTTTGAGCCGGACGGCTTGTGGCTCGCGGTGGACGTGACCCCGGCGGGGAGCACTGTCGAGGAGGCTCGCTTCGTGGTGTTCACCCAGCGCGTGCACGTCGTCGCCGGTGCCCGTCGCGCCGTGGAGCGAGGTGCGGGTGGCCGCTCACGAGGGACCATCCGGCTCCGCGGTCGCGCGCGATCCCGTGAGAGCGCCCTCGAGTGGGGCTACCGGCCGACTCGGGACTGACCGAGGGAGTCGGTTTGTGGGCGCCTCGCCGATTGAGCGCGCGACGAGAGAACGGTTTCAATCGCCGGCGGACCGCGTGCCAGACGACCGCTTCGACTGCTCCGATCAGGACCGCGTCGGCCGGGACGCGTCCGCTCCCATGGCTCCGACGACGACCCTGAGTGCGGCGAGGGCAGCAGCCGCTCGTGACACGCTGTGGGAGTGGCGAAGTCTCGATCCATACCCGAACTGGCAGCACGCGCTGAGCAGGTGCTTCTGCCAGTCGTTCGCGCGGGCGCGGACCCCGTCAGCTACGGCTGGTTGGCTGAGAGGATCACCGAACCAGGCGAGGCGCCCCTACCGGCACGGTTGATGGGTCAAGTGCTCACTCACCTTCGAGACCAAGGTGGAACCTGGTCCTGGTCCCCCCGCCTCACAGCCTTCGTGGTCGGCGCAGAGACCGGGAAGCCGGGCGTGGGCTATTTCGTGCCCGAACTGGCTGACGCTGCAGCGATCCGCAACCAAACCCATCAACGAGTCGTGTCAGGGGTCTACGACTCCGGAGAGTGAATTGATCCTTGAGGTGCACGACCTTGGTCGCATTGGGTGTGTGCCTCCCCCTCGGTCGCCGCGGCCGGCTGACGACCTTCACAGCGCGGCGAACGTGAGACTACGCTCGAAGAATGACAGAGCCGATCACCCCGAAGCAGTTGTCGGTGGAGCTGGGCGTCAGTGACAGAACCATCCGCCGGTGGCTCCGGGATCAGGGTTGGCAGAGCGTCCCCTACGCCCGCTGGGAACTGACATCGGATCAGGCGACAGAGGTCCGCGCGCACTTCCAGGGCTGACCTCTCAGACGACCTCTCGCACAGCACGACTCGCGACACGATCGCGGCGGGATGCCGTCGTGCCGATGTCCTCCACAGCATCGATCTGCGACTTCTCTCGAGTGTCGGCGGCGGGTGCTTGGCTGGTCTCATGCTCAAGGACGCGGTGGTGGAGGAGATGTCGGAGGAGGCTGTCCTCGACACCGCTGCCGAGCTCGC from Nocardioides salarius harbors:
- a CDS encoding RNA polymerase sigma factor; its protein translation is MGAPRAYDADEIDDLARRAQAGDRPALEELLTAVRPRALRVCQGVLPHSADAEDACQEALINIAGKIGGWAGRGRFTTWMHAVAVNSARTTYRRMRNQAVPADPQAEGGGRLERPDPRTTSVIAGTRLDLLEAMETLEREHPQLVEPLLLRDVYGLPYDEIARLVDAPLGTVKAQIHHGRRLARPLLRGDDA
- a CDS encoding PH domain-containing protein; this encodes MSATDDRTAHRQVVRLPVGHRSLPALPLGRTIGTHLLVGLTVALAGLGFVAGATDGWGVLIAVQATALLVGGWSVLLLGTLLPATLHRGRLVVRRRPDRLELPGSRLLAGLLVALLALILLLPLTLLGSWAARGSLEGSAGAVVLALVLLPLGLPLLVQVLSGRLRAPSLVLDADGVTSRSWRRATAVAWAELAEVRLVADPGRRLVLHASTVAARRTTLGAASTSLGARTVGGPVVAADEVSVPVAFLGSDATLVADLLEACRTDPTRWADVTTGP
- a CDS encoding M1 family metallopeptidase, yielding MRRALLAVPLLALAACSGTAEEPLLERPAGAEAPALVVPAAAGAAAYDGVDDPALDVALSEPVEDSVYPRIGDPGVDALHYDLDLAWDPDAEVLTGQQVLLLRSTEDDDELQLDLSPELRVGSVTVDGEEADFRHEGKDLVVVADVEADERYELALDFEGTPLPVPAPTTRGDFATNGWTTMPDGSTWTMQEPHGAYTWYAVNDHPSDKALYDIAVTVPEPFTGVANGELVDTTEADGLRTTTWHLAEPAASYLMTIATGDYVLTEDDSASGVPIQYWVPRERQRLARTLAPTPEGLAWLEEILGPYPFDTLGILLVDSESGMETQTMITLGMTDYATSPAVVVHELAHHWWGDDVTPADWRDVWMNEGMAMYLQGMWEVEHEDYTLEQLMDYWASFEDEERAAAGPPADYDPATFGESNIYYGPALMWHELRRDLGDELFFELVRAWPAEHQNSTSSYDELTAWWSERSGRDLAGFFDDWLLGAVTPARG
- a CDS encoding GntR family transcriptional regulator produces the protein MSIAIDTASSVPPYEQLRAQIAAMVASGSLAAGTRLATVRQMAADLGLAPNTVARAYRELEADGLIDTHGRRGTFVRSARTPSPDLRALVADYVSAARALGLTCPEALALVQEEWTS
- a CDS encoding epimerase — translated: MRFLVLGGSVFLSRAVALEAVARGHDVTAACRGSSGSVPEGVRHVPVDRLAGLPDELTSTAYDAVVDVARSPSWVRAAVAAWPGARWTFVSTINVYADDATPGGRPGTLPLREPRDDADLREEPDAYGPLKVACEQAVLDEAGQACVVRPGLIVGPGDPTGRFTYWPARLGGAGDGEPVLAGGSPDDLVQVIDVRDLARWLVDAAERGLTGVFDGVGPAMPLGRLLDEVAAGVGATPRWVWADDETLEAAGVAPWMGPRSLPLWLPRPAYDGMLAHDWTPSRDAGLRVRPVGETATDTLAWLRATPDAVVTGLTRAEEQEVLRALS
- a CDS encoding serine/threonine-protein kinase → MSTGQRIPQRLGRYAVRRRIGSGGFATVWLAYDEHLDSPVAVKVLADNWTDDAQVRRRFLEEGRYLRRVESPHVVSVYDAGELDDGRPYLVMSYADQGTLADRLEIDGLSAAQSLEIVRQVGSGLAALHARDILHRDVKPANVLFRTVEGEVRAMLGDLGLGKALDVSSRLTMVAGSPSYVAPEQAQAEAPDARADQYSLGAVAYLLLAGRPAFSHASLRAAADPQPPAPLGGDLPAAVDGVVRRALAVEREERWPDVETFVAELAAALEPAVRGAGGAATAPWLPVDPELTQPGNRPSLHVPSAPLSEPEPPTRRRRRGLVAATVVAGLLAAAGGAWAGHAIEREARPDLRVVGDEGGTLSVEVPADWERSVGGSGWAGPDGSGSYAALSVGTDPAWTDPRREAEGVFLGLMPGSALPELMPTHPECDQEQSPVVEEGESPSVTVLHTGCGGSGVTVERVVQVAGNRLLWVQVRSLDRAAANRVLDSVETSGI
- a CDS encoding SAV_915 family protein, which codes for MSTPDSPTPDRKPVPPVLYLPVRPGSSAEEPEVEMRRLADGRVALLVYTALDRLAACCGPAQPWVLYRTDQLGELGRTSPYDVVAMDQPLPREQWHGAEAAR